From a single Metopolophium dirhodum isolate CAU chromosome 6, ASM1992520v1, whole genome shotgun sequence genomic region:
- the LOC132946977 gene encoding 52 kDa repressor of the inhibitor of the protein kinase-like isoform X1, with the protein MLQKALKDSEFMISLIVIKVLFSYGLPLCKQLQKVQIDLKKTILIVENVIATLKCIRENNEIEFKIIYNNVKKMADDVGIELLEKRISSKQTHRANPNLQNHSTEQYYRVTVFLPYIDYFISQLTERFVNHKSIFEGFDCIFKTQPLPLEINDREQFNKLVNIYSPVVDKFNSIAEFNMWKTKLFTDNIILSSGLQALEICDKEFYPNIYMLIKIFCTLPVSTTTPERSFSNLKRIKTYLRNSMNETRLNGLALLACHTETKITPDEVIDELSLKNRRLEFVL; encoded by the exons ATGCTTCAGAAAGCGTTAAAAGATTCAGAGTTTATGATTTCTTTGATTGTTATAAAG gtattattttcttatGGACTTCCGCTGTGTAAACAATTGCAAAAAGTtcaaattgatttgaaaaagacaatactcatagtagaaaatgtaatagctactttaaaatgtatcagagaaaataatgaaatagaattcaaaattatctataataatgtcaaa aaaaTGGCAGATGATGTTGGAATTGAATTGCTAGAGAAAAGAATTTCTTCTAAACAAACACATAGAGCTAatccaaatttacaaaatcattcTACCGAACAATACTATCGTGTAACAGTATTTTTACCATATATTGATTACTTTATATCACAACTTACTGAGCGTTTTGTAaatcataaaagtatttttgaag GGTTcgattgcatttttaaaacccAGCCATTGCCACTAGAGATAAATGACCGAGAACAATTTAATAAGCTTGTGAACATATATTCACCCGTTGTAGATAAATTCAATAGCATAGCCGAATTCAATATGTggaaaacaaaactatttacaGATAATATCATTCTTAGTTCAGGATTACAGGCATTAGAAATTTGTGATAAAGAATTTTATCCCAACATTTacatgttgataaaaatattttgtacgctTCCAGTGTCAACAACAACTCCTGAACGATCATtctctaatttaaaaagaattaaaacttATCTCAGGAATAGTATGAATGAA acTAGACTGAATGGATTGGCTCTATTAGCATGCCATACAGAAACAAAGATTACACCAGATGAAGTCATTGATGAATTGTCTCTGAAAAATAGAAGACTGgagtttgttttgtaa
- the LOC132946977 gene encoding 52 kDa repressor of the inhibitor of the protein kinase-like isoform X2, whose protein sequence is MLQKALKDSEFMISLIVIKVLFSYGLPLCKQLQKVQIDLKKTILIVENKMADDVGIELLEKRISSKQTHRANPNLQNHSTEQYYRVTVFLPYIDYFISQLTERFVNHKSIFEGFDCIFKTQPLPLEINDREQFNKLVNIYSPVVDKFNSIAEFNMWKTKLFTDNIILSSGLQALEICDKEFYPNIYMLIKIFCTLPVSTTTPERSFSNLKRIKTYLRNSMNETRLNGLALLACHTETKITPDEVIDELSLKNRRLEFVL, encoded by the exons ATGCTTCAGAAAGCGTTAAAAGATTCAGAGTTTATGATTTCTTTGATTGTTATAAAG gtattattttcttatGGACTTCCGCTGTGTAAACAATTGCAAAAAGTtcaaattgatttgaaaaagacaatactcatagtagaaaat aaaaTGGCAGATGATGTTGGAATTGAATTGCTAGAGAAAAGAATTTCTTCTAAACAAACACATAGAGCTAatccaaatttacaaaatcattcTACCGAACAATACTATCGTGTAACAGTATTTTTACCATATATTGATTACTTTATATCACAACTTACTGAGCGTTTTGTAaatcataaaagtatttttgaag GGTTcgattgcatttttaaaacccAGCCATTGCCACTAGAGATAAATGACCGAGAACAATTTAATAAGCTTGTGAACATATATTCACCCGTTGTAGATAAATTCAATAGCATAGCCGAATTCAATATGTggaaaacaaaactatttacaGATAATATCATTCTTAGTTCAGGATTACAGGCATTAGAAATTTGTGATAAAGAATTTTATCCCAACATTTacatgttgataaaaatattttgtacgctTCCAGTGTCAACAACAACTCCTGAACGATCATtctctaatttaaaaagaattaaaacttATCTCAGGAATAGTATGAATGAA acTAGACTGAATGGATTGGCTCTATTAGCATGCCATACAGAAACAAAGATTACACCAGATGAAGTCATTGATGAATTGTCTCTGAAAAATAGAAGACTGgagtttgttttgtaa